Proteins from a single region of Pseudarthrobacter sp. NIBRBAC000502772:
- the mutM gene encoding bifunctional DNA-formamidopyrimidine glycosylase/DNA-(apurinic or apyrimidinic site) lyase, whose amino-acid sequence MPELPEVEVVRRGLVSWVRGRTITSVDVLDSRSLRRHALGAEDFRGNLQGATVVDVVRRGKFLWMPLRETPGATDTPTVALMAHLGMSGQLLMQDADMPDEKHLKVRLRLSPVAGMPEQLRFVDQRIFGGLFVTGMVPTDDGGPGGQAESPVAFIAEEASHIARDPLDPAFSFDLFYSRLRKRKTGLKRALLDQGLVSGIGNIYADESLWRAKLHYARPTDTLRRGDAERLITSAREVMLDALAAGGTSFDSLYVNVNGASGYFDRSLNAYGREGKPCSRCAAVGINSILRRELFMNRSSYTCPVCQPRPRNGRW is encoded by the coding sequence GTGCCCGAACTGCCTGAAGTCGAAGTAGTCCGCCGCGGACTGGTGAGCTGGGTCCGCGGCCGGACCATCACATCGGTGGACGTGCTGGACTCGCGTTCCCTCCGCCGCCATGCCCTGGGCGCCGAGGATTTCAGAGGCAACCTCCAGGGTGCCACGGTTGTGGACGTGGTGCGCCGCGGAAAATTCCTCTGGATGCCGCTGAGGGAGACACCCGGCGCCACCGACACGCCCACCGTCGCACTGATGGCCCACCTCGGGATGAGCGGCCAGCTCCTGATGCAGGACGCGGACATGCCCGACGAGAAACACCTCAAGGTCAGGCTGCGCCTGAGTCCCGTGGCCGGTATGCCTGAACAGCTCCGGTTTGTGGATCAGCGGATTTTCGGCGGGCTGTTCGTCACCGGCATGGTTCCCACGGACGACGGCGGCCCGGGCGGCCAGGCGGAATCTCCCGTTGCGTTCATCGCCGAGGAAGCCTCCCACATCGCCCGGGATCCCCTGGACCCGGCGTTTTCCTTTGACCTTTTTTACAGCCGGCTGCGGAAGCGCAAGACGGGCCTTAAACGCGCGCTGTTGGACCAGGGTCTCGTATCAGGCATCGGCAACATCTATGCCGACGAGTCCCTGTGGCGGGCAAAACTGCATTACGCCAGGCCCACCGACACGCTGCGACGCGGCGACGCGGAACGGCTCATCACCAGCGCGCGCGAAGTCATGCTGGACGCACTTGCCGCCGGCGGGACCAGCTTTGATTCGTTGTACGTCAACGTCAACGGGGCCTCCGGTTACTTCGACCGCTCCCTGAACGCCTACGGGCGGGAAGGGAAACCCTGCAGCCGTTGTGCCGCCGTCGGGATTAACTCCATACTCCGCCGCGAGCTGTTCATGAACCGCTCGTCCTACACCTGCCCGGTCTGTCAGCCGCGCCCGCGCAACGGCCGCTGGTAG
- the rnc gene encoding ribonuclease III, translated as MSSTEELLKRLGVSIDAGTLRLALTHRSYAYENGGIPTNERLEFLGDSILGFSVTDALYRDNPTLPEGDLAKRRSAVVSTRALAGIGRSLGIGDYIYLGQGEKLTEGKNKASILADTMEALIGATYVSNDIETARQLVMRLIGPLLRDAGALGAGTDWKTSIQELAASRQMGTIYYAVEGAGPDHARTFTAVLNIGGKPYGNGSGHSKKEAEQEAAADAWRQLSPSAAVAVASAAEGTSPESSRSV; from the coding sequence ATGTCTTCAACTGAAGAGCTTCTGAAGCGTCTCGGTGTCTCCATTGACGCCGGGACGCTTCGTCTTGCTCTCACACACCGTTCCTACGCCTACGAAAACGGCGGCATCCCCACCAACGAGCGGCTCGAATTCCTGGGCGACTCCATCCTGGGCTTCTCCGTGACCGATGCCTTGTACCGGGACAACCCCACACTGCCCGAAGGCGACCTCGCCAAACGCCGCTCTGCGGTTGTCAGCACGCGCGCCCTCGCCGGCATCGGCCGCAGCCTGGGCATCGGGGACTATATCTACCTTGGGCAGGGCGAAAAGCTCACCGAGGGCAAGAACAAGGCCTCCATCCTGGCGGACACCATGGAGGCACTCATTGGTGCCACTTACGTGTCCAACGACATTGAGACTGCCCGCCAGCTGGTCATGCGCCTGATTGGGCCGCTCCTGAGGGATGCGGGCGCACTCGGCGCCGGCACGGACTGGAAGACCAGCATCCAGGAACTGGCAGCCAGCCGGCAGATGGGCACGATCTACTACGCCGTTGAGGGGGCCGGGCCGGACCACGCCCGTACTTTCACGGCTGTCCTGAATATCGGCGGCAAGCCCTACGGCAATGGGTCGGGCCATTCGAAGAAGGAAGCGGAGCAGGAAGCTGCCGCGGACGCCTGGCGGCAGCTCTCCCCAAGCGCGGCAGTCGCCGTGGCCTCAGCGGCGGAGGGCACATCACCAGAGTCCTCCCGCAGCGTCTAG
- a CDS encoding DUF177 domain-containing protein, translating to MAFDVKDLGRSPGSMRTLKEHVPAPSDLGVALIGVQEGSDIELDLRLEAVHEGILVSGTAVAEVKGECGRCLDPLAYDLEVNVQELFFYEGVVLSDEEEEEEQYRVERDVIDLEPVLRDAVVTMLPFQPVCREDCQGLCSECGVRLEDEPGHHHEIVDPRWAALADLAKPDRQN from the coding sequence TTGGCGTTCGACGTCAAGGATCTCGGGCGCAGCCCGGGCAGCATGCGGACACTGAAGGAACATGTACCCGCACCAAGTGATCTTGGTGTGGCACTCATTGGCGTTCAGGAAGGCTCGGACATCGAGCTGGATCTGAGGCTTGAGGCCGTACACGAAGGAATCCTGGTATCAGGAACCGCAGTCGCCGAAGTAAAAGGCGAATGCGGCAGATGCCTGGATCCCCTTGCGTATGACCTTGAGGTCAATGTGCAAGAACTTTTCTTCTACGAGGGCGTTGTGCTTTCGGACGAAGAAGAAGAAGAAGAGCAATATCGAGTCGAGCGCGATGTTATCGATCTTGAGCCGGTGTTGCGGGACGCAGTTGTAACCATGCTGCCGTTCCAGCCGGTGTGCCGGGAAGACTGCCAGGGCCTTTGCTCCGAATGTGGAGTCCGCCTGGAAGACGAGCCGGGGCATCACCACGAGATCGTAGATCCTCGCTGGGCTGCCCTAGCCGACTTGGCTAAGCCTGACCGGCAAAACTGA
- the coaD gene encoding pantetheine-phosphate adenylyltransferase, with the protein MRRAVCPGSFDPIHNGHLEVIARAAGLFDEVIVAVSTNYAKKYMFSLGDRLDMARETLASLKGIVVEPVGDGLLAEYCRQRGVSAIVKGLRSSSDFDYELPMATMNRQLSGVETVFLPAEAHYLHLSSTLIKEVAGLGGSVSDYVPRSVHKRLLAGGSAPDQPARG; encoded by the coding sequence ATGAGACGCGCTGTCTGCCCCGGATCCTTTGACCCCATTCACAACGGCCATCTCGAGGTCATCGCCCGTGCCGCCGGCCTCTTCGATGAGGTGATCGTGGCGGTTTCGACCAACTATGCGAAGAAGTACATGTTCAGCCTGGGGGACCGTCTGGATATGGCGCGCGAAACCCTGGCATCCCTCAAAGGCATTGTGGTGGAACCGGTGGGCGACGGTCTCCTGGCCGAGTACTGCCGCCAGCGCGGTGTCTCCGCGATCGTCAAAGGTCTCCGCTCATCCTCAGACTTCGACTACGAACTTCCGATGGCCACGATGAACCGCCAGCTCAGCGGCGTGGAAACGGTGTTCCTGCCGGCGGAGGCGCACTACCTGCATTTGTCATCCACCCTGATCAAAGAGGTGGCCGGTCTGGGTGGCAGCGTGTCCGACTATGTGCCCCGGTCGGTACATAAAAGGTTGCTCGCGGGCGGGTCTGCGCCCGATCAGCCGGCAAGAGGGTAG
- a CDS encoding aminotransferase class I/II-fold pyridoxal phosphate-dependent enzyme: MHPPRDLSMPTVPAPWQRTASGANLLGPAGQLGVTIFEEMTTLAAQTGAINLGQGFPDEDGPREIKAAAMAAIEAGANQYAPGKGILELREAVSAHQERFYGLAPDPHTEVIITTGATEGIAAALLAFVGPGDEVLTFEPFYDSYGAVIGLSGATHVTAPLLAPDFYPDMTAMEAAFTDRTRVVLLNNPHNPTGAVFPRHVLQRVVELAAKHDCLIITDEVYEHLTFGARHIPVATLPGAAERTITISSAGKTFSFTGWKIGWLTGPDHLVAAVRTVKQFLTYSSGTPFQAAIATGLALPDEFYEGVAATLQKKRDILSEGLRAAGFDVYTPQGTYFVNVDTAPLGIGDAVDLARRLPGLVGVAAIPVPVFCHPEGAERTRSLLRFAFCKKAELLEEAAARLATLSGKL, translated from the coding sequence ATGCATCCACCACGGGACCTTTCCATGCCCACCGTGCCTGCCCCGTGGCAGCGCACCGCCTCAGGCGCCAATCTGCTGGGACCTGCCGGCCAACTGGGCGTCACCATCTTCGAAGAGATGACCACGCTGGCGGCGCAGACCGGCGCCATCAACCTCGGGCAGGGCTTTCCTGACGAGGACGGACCGCGGGAAATCAAGGCGGCAGCGATGGCCGCCATCGAAGCCGGGGCCAACCAGTACGCGCCCGGCAAGGGCATCCTGGAACTGCGTGAGGCCGTGTCTGCCCACCAGGAGCGGTTCTACGGGCTGGCTCCTGACCCGCACACAGAGGTCATCATCACTACCGGCGCCACAGAGGGGATCGCCGCAGCGTTGCTGGCGTTCGTCGGCCCTGGCGATGAGGTGCTGACGTTCGAACCGTTTTATGACTCGTACGGCGCCGTCATCGGCCTGTCCGGCGCCACTCACGTCACCGCCCCGCTGCTGGCTCCCGACTTTTACCCGGACATGACGGCCATGGAGGCGGCCTTCACCGACCGCACAAGAGTGGTGCTGTTGAACAACCCGCACAATCCCACCGGTGCCGTCTTCCCCCGCCATGTTCTGCAGCGCGTCGTTGAGCTTGCCGCAAAGCATGACTGCCTCATCATCACCGACGAGGTGTACGAGCACCTCACCTTCGGCGCCAGGCACATTCCTGTCGCCACCCTGCCGGGTGCAGCTGAGCGGACCATCACCATCTCGTCCGCCGGAAAGACCTTCTCCTTTACTGGCTGGAAGATCGGTTGGCTGACCGGCCCGGACCATCTGGTGGCGGCTGTCCGGACGGTCAAGCAGTTCCTGACTTACAGCTCCGGTACACCGTTCCAGGCCGCCATTGCGACCGGCCTCGCACTGCCGGATGAGTTTTACGAGGGCGTTGCGGCCACTCTCCAGAAGAAACGGGACATCCTCAGCGAAGGCCTTCGCGCCGCAGGATTCGACGTTTACACGCCGCAGGGCACCTATTTCGTCAATGTGGACACCGCACCCCTTGGCATTGGCGACGCCGTGGACCTGGCCCGCAGGCTGCCCGGACTGGTGGGAGTGGCCGCGATCCCCGTCCCCGTGTTCTGCCACCCGGAGGGCGCGGAACGGACACGGAGCCTGCTCAGATTCGCGTTCTGCAAGAAAGCGGAGCTCCTCGAGGAGGCCGCCGCCAGGCTGGCGACCCTCAGCGGAAAGCTCTGA
- a CDS encoding spermidine synthase, with amino-acid sequence MADPGGTRSTRFLRTTGQHASIEPDAFTDGGYVLSIGGAEQSHVNLAHPEEIFYEYLRRIGHLVDLAAPEGRPITALHLGAGALTLARYIQATRPGSVQYAVELERELLDFVLQQLPLPDGTDLHTVIGDARDALADLDPELQFDVVILDIFSGPEAPAHIACQEFYQEARARLAPEGVLIVNVGDEPGLTLVRSQATAMRRAMTDVAAFAETGMFAGRYPGNIILAGTQTPWPAAWTADLTARGPHPAKVLAGVDLDKLAG; translated from the coding sequence ATGGCGGATCCCGGCGGCACACGTTCCACGCGGTTCCTGCGGACCACGGGACAGCACGCCTCCATTGAGCCCGATGCTTTCACCGATGGCGGCTACGTCCTGAGCATCGGCGGGGCCGAGCAGTCCCACGTTAACCTGGCGCATCCTGAGGAAATCTTCTACGAGTACCTGCGACGGATCGGCCATCTGGTGGATCTCGCCGCTCCCGAAGGCCGGCCAATCACCGCACTCCATCTTGGGGCCGGAGCCCTGACCCTTGCGCGCTACATCCAGGCGACGAGGCCCGGATCCGTACAGTATGCGGTGGAGCTGGAACGCGAGCTCCTCGACTTTGTCCTGCAGCAACTCCCCCTGCCTGACGGTACCGACCTGCACACCGTCATCGGCGATGCCCGCGACGCCCTGGCGGACCTGGACCCGGAACTTCAGTTCGACGTCGTGATCCTGGACATCTTCTCCGGACCGGAAGCCCCGGCCCATATCGCCTGCCAGGAGTTCTACCAGGAGGCCCGTGCACGCCTTGCACCGGAAGGCGTGCTGATCGTCAACGTGGGTGATGAACCCGGACTGACCCTGGTGCGAAGCCAGGCCACCGCCATGCGCCGCGCCATGACCGACGTGGCAGCCTTCGCCGAAACCGGGATGTTCGCGGGCCGCTACCCCGGCAATATCATCCTCGCCGGAACGCAGACTCCGTGGCCCGCAGCCTGGACAGCCGACCTGACGGCACGAGGCCCCCACCCCGCGAAGGTTCTGGCCGGCGTGGACCTGGATAAGCTGGCCGGCTGA
- the rsmD gene encoding 16S rRNA (guanine(966)-N(2))-methyltransferase RsmD has translation MSRIIAGAAGGTPLVSVPGSLTRPTTDRVKEALFSRLDAFGIIAGARVLDLYAGSGSLGVESGSRGAEAVDLVEFDAKASSVCQRNADLINGVLGRKSVTVHRSKVESFLERTAETASWDLVFLDPPYPLDDPALSAVLGKLADHLAPAAVVVVERSSRSPEPFWPAGLERFAEKKYGETRLWFAEPFVPDAITPDVVIEEQPPKQA, from the coding sequence ATGAGCCGCATCATCGCGGGCGCCGCAGGCGGGACCCCCCTGGTCAGCGTCCCCGGCTCCCTGACCAGGCCCACTACCGACCGCGTGAAGGAAGCACTGTTCTCCCGGCTCGACGCATTCGGGATCATTGCCGGCGCCCGGGTCCTGGACCTGTACGCAGGGTCCGGATCGTTGGGCGTGGAGAGCGGCAGCCGGGGCGCTGAGGCCGTCGACCTCGTGGAATTCGATGCCAAGGCCAGTTCCGTGTGCCAACGCAACGCGGACCTGATCAACGGCGTACTGGGCCGCAAGTCAGTGACGGTCCACCGGTCCAAGGTGGAGTCCTTCCTGGAGCGCACGGCGGAGACGGCCAGCTGGGACCTGGTGTTCCTGGACCCGCCCTATCCGCTGGATGACCCTGCCCTGTCGGCGGTGCTGGGCAAACTCGCCGATCATCTGGCTCCGGCGGCCGTGGTAGTGGTGGAGCGGTCCTCGCGTTCACCGGAGCCGTTCTGGCCCGCCGGCCTGGAACGGTTTGCCGAGAAGAAGTACGGCGAAACGCGGCTCTGGTTCGCCGAGCCATTTGTGCCGGACGCCATCACGCCGGACGTTGTTATTGAGGAGCAGCCGCCGAAGCAGGCTTAG